GCTCCAGGGCCTGATAGGCCAACAGCTCTTCTTCATGGGCCATGGCCTCGTGGACCGAGACAATGCCCATATCGGCGGCCCGCTGCAAAAAGGCCCACCCGGCCATGACCCGATCCCGCAAGGTCGGGGCAGGCAGGCGCGACTCCACCAGATCCATGGCCGTCCACTCCCGGAGAATCCCGGTTGCGTCACCGCTGTGCGCATCCCGTTCGATGATCCCTCCCGGCGGGTTGGGCGTGTCCCTGGTGATCCCGGCCAGCTCCAGGGCCCTGGTGTTCACCCAGGCGTTGTGGCCGTCAATGGATTTGAGCAGCACCGGTCGGTCCGGAACAATGGCGTCCAGATGCTCGCGGAGCGGGGCAAGGTCCGGCAGCCAGCCCCCGCCCCGGATGAAGTTCTGGTCCTGGTTGGCCCGGGCATAGCTCGCGATATGGGCCAGGCAGGCATCCCGCTCCACCAGACCGGTCAGATTGCACTCCACCAGATTCATGCCGCCGAGGATGGGATGGATATGGGCGTCCCGAAAGCCCGGCAGGATCAGGCCGCCCGCAACGTCAACAACCTCCGTGTTCGGCCCGATCCAGGCCCGAATCTCCCGGGCCGTGTCAATGGCCGCTATTCTGCCCTGGCGCACGGCCACGGCGTTGGAACATGCATCCGGCGCGACCGGTCCGCCCTTCGCTACTCCTGGCCCGGCAACACGCCCCGCCAACAGGACGCTGTCCGCATAGGGTTGTCGGTGGTTCATGGCCTAGAGATTCTCATTGGGGTCTAGGCGTCTGATGTAGGCCAGCAGATCCCGGGCCAGGTCCGAAAAGACCTGGACCTTGTCGTAGTCAAAAGGGATGTTGTTCAGATACTGCAGGATCAGGGCGTCTCCCCGTCCGGCTTCGGGTTGGATGCCGGAGAAGAAGAAGCCGAGTTTTTCCAGTTCCGCGGTGACGAAACAGGTTGTGGGGTCATCCAGGGGCAAAAAGAGATCAATGGCCGCCACCTGCTTCAGGCACAGCTCGCGCAGGATGCGCCGCACCTCGCGAACACTGTCCGAGCCGTAGCCGTGGACCTTGATCATGGCGCAGTTTTCCAGGGGGTATACCTTGGTATCGATACGCGAGGCCTGGGCCGCGAGAGACGGCGGTTTTTGCGGCGGCGATGCCAGGACATGGGGGGCGCCGATATTTTCGAGAATGCGCCCGATCATCTCCCGGTGGTGCAAAGGGGCGAAAATCCGGCGCGGGCTGGGCTGTTCGAGGTAGACAAAGCTCAAGACCACGCTGATCCGCTGGGTGCCGGGCTCGTCAATGCCCTTGAATTTCCAGGTGGTCGGACTGGTGGCCAGGAGAATGCCGCAGTCCCGGAAGCCCAGCTTGATCACGCCGCGCTGGGTAAAGACATGATTGGCCACGGAGTAGGAGTACACCCCGGCCAGGGGGCGCATGGCCGGGGTCGTCAGCAGGAACCGGGCCAGTCGGCCCATGCAGCCCTGGTTGCGGAAGGCCTGGTTCACGAAAACAAAGGTGTACTCCGCGGTCCTGGCTGCGGCATCCTCAAAAACCAGCGCGGCATGGCCCATGAACTCCTTGTCCTCGGTCACGGCCACGGCGGAGATCATCTCTTCGGCCGCGTTCATTTCCGCCAGACGCTCCGGATAATAAATGACCTCGTTGAAAAACGTATAGCCATGATTCTTGTACGCGCTGCGGGAGACCTCGATGGCCTCGTCCGCGGTCATCCGGCGCACGGTGTAGTCAATACGCGGAGGAGGAGTCTGAATCGCCTGGGGCGTGTTCGGGGGCATATCCTTGGGCGTATCCGGGGGCGAATCCGGGGGTGTATTCGGGGGTGTATTCGGGGCAGGTGCGCTGCCGGCCGACCGCGGGTCAAGGGCGCTTTCCACGGGCTCCTCGTCCTGTACCTGGGCCTCGAAGCCCGGATGGACGCTTTTTCCGGGCAGGTATTTCACCAGGCGGGTTTCCTTGCCGTCCGTCCCCAGGTTGTGGAAGGCGACCTCGTCCATGGTTTGCCGCATCAATGCCATGCCCATGCCCCTGGCCGAGACATGCTCCATATCCTCGCCCTGCTCGAAAACAGGGGCCTTGCCCGGATCAAAGGGGATGCCCTTTTCCCGGATGATGATCCGCAGACCCAGGGTGACCTGCTCGCAGACAATATCAAAGGCGCTCGGTTCGTCGTCTTCCAGAAAGGCATGCTGCACAACGTTGGACACCGCTTCCTCCACCGCGAGTTCAATCCGGGAAATATCATCCCCGGCAAAGCCGACGAGTACGGCCGCCTCGCGCACATATGCCAAGACAAGGGGTAGGGCCGCCATATCGCAAGGGGCGGTGAGCTTGAAGGAAAGGGAATGGTTGCGCATCAATCAACTCCTGTGTCTGTTCCCAAGAAAACCGGTGAAAGATTACCTGGTCGGATCAATGACGACGATCTCACTTCTCAGCACAATCCTCATTGCCTGCCGTCGAAATACCCGGCCAGGGGCACCCGTTCCCAGTCCGCGTAGTCGCATCCTCGCAACCAGATCGTTCGTTCGGCGGGAACGGCCACGACCTGCACCACCGTGCCGGGATGGTAGGCGCCGCCCTCTTCCATGGGGACTTCCAGAAAGTCCATCATGGCCTCGGGCGTGAACAATCCCTTGTACGCCGGGGACTGGGCCAGCCGGAGCATGTTGTCGTAGCGTGGGTCAATGGAGGAGGGTTTCGGCGGAGCGACCCTGCCCCGCCAGTGCGCCGGATACGGGGGGACAAAACTGTTGTAGGCGACGATCAGGCCGCGATCGTCCGCCGGGCGGACCCTGGCGTCGAACGTGGGGCGCTCCAGGGAGACGGCATGGGTCGGGTCCGCGATCTGCAGAATGTAGGACAAGTCGGCGGGAATGCGCTTGAGCATGTTCACGGCCTGCCGCACGTTGTCGCTGTGATTGAGCACCGTGAACAAAACCGAACTCGTGTCCTCGCGCTCGTCATGCTCCGTGGGGTCGGAATACTCGCCGTTGTTCAGCTCGATGAACAGGCCCCGGCTGTTCATCCCTGTTTCCAGGTAAACATTGCCCAGGGGGTGGATATTGGCCAGGGCATTGCCTTCCAGCGGATGCAACACGACCACGGCCAGATAGCGCATGTACCGGCTCATGGCCTTTCGGTCGATGTCCCAGTTGCGGCCGAAGATCAGGGTTCCGTCCTTGGTGTAGCCGTCCCAGACGCCAATGCCGCTGCATGCGCTGGGCGGCTCTCCGCCCAGGATCGCGTTGCTCAGCAACAGCATGCCGGCATTGAGGACCAGTGTTTCATCAAAAGTCAGTCCGGAGGTCTGGCTGATGCCGAGAAGCAGCTCCCGCAACTGCGAGGACAGTCGGCTGCTGAATTTGGCCGCCGTGCTCTTCTGTTCTTCCTCGGATATGCCCCGGGCAATTATATCCCGCGTTATTTCGGAATGAAACCGACGCAGTTCCGGCCCCATCAATCCTCCATACTGGCGCCCCATCTCCAGCCAGGAGCCCGCCAGATCCAGGACCCAGTACGTTCCGGAAACAGTTCGAACGGCACGGCCGTTTTCAAAAGACCGGGACGAGGCTCCCTGCCCGTCGCCCCCGCCCCCGCCACAGGCCGGCACAAGAAGCAGCGCGATGAGCGCGACAAGGAAGACATACCGCTTGACGGCCGGAACCATCTCGAGTGAAGAATACAGATCATCGCGTGTTGGCTGCATAACCTTCTCCTGGTTGCATTGGGTTGAACGGCGGCGTTGCGTGACCAAGCCGCTCCAGCGGAAACACAAACCCCGCCACTACGGAATGCTTTGCCTTTCGCGTTGTCGCAAGCGGAACATCCTCATCCACCCGGACATGCGGCCCCTTGCGGCCTGCCGGGATATCCCAGGGCCGCGCGGGCGTCCCAGCCGACGCAGAGCATGGACTGGTAGCATTTCATGAAGGATTCCCAACCGGAAGAGAAGTCCCATAACGGCAGGAGGACGATCACGGAAACATCTACGGACGGATCGTAGGCCATCAGGGACAGATATCCGTGGGTCGCGCCGGTATGTCCATACCCGAGGTTGTCCGTGTGTTGGGTTCCCAGGGCATACCTGGGCTGGGCCGCGGAAGCGTCGGTCATCATCTTCGTCACGTTTTCCGCGGTGAGGATGTTTTGCCCTTTGAGCAGGGTGCGCAGGTAGGCGTTCAGGTGGGTCATGGTTCCGTACCCGTTGCCTTCGGCCACATTGGCGCTCATGTTGTCCGCGCACATCTCGATCACCTCGCCCTCCGGAGCATGGACCGTCCCGCAGACCGAGGGCGTTGGCAGGCGTTTGTCCGCGGCCAGGTAGGGAAAATGCAGGTTCAGCGGAACGGGGGTCGTGGGACCGTGGACGTGGTCGCGCAGATAGTCCGTGTAGGTCTTGAGGCCGCCGCTGCGATGCGTGTACACCCGGGCGATGATTTCGCCCAGGATCGTGTAGCCGGTGTTGCTGTACTTGTAATTGGCCGTGCC
This portion of the Desulfonatronum sp. SC1 genome encodes:
- a CDS encoding C45 family peptidase, producing MQPTRDDLYSSLEMVPAVKRYVFLVALIALLLVPACGGGGGDGQGASSRSFENGRAVRTVSGTYWVLDLAGSWLEMGRQYGGLMGPELRRFHSEITRDIIARGISEEEQKSTAAKFSSRLSSQLRELLLGISQTSGLTFDETLVLNAGMLLLSNAILGGEPPSACSGIGVWDGYTKDGTLIFGRNWDIDRKAMSRYMRYLAVVVLHPLEGNALANIHPLGNVYLETGMNSRGLFIELNNGEYSDPTEHDEREDTSSVLFTVLNHSDNVRQAVNMLKRIPADLSYILQIADPTHAVSLERPTFDARVRPADDRGLIVAYNSFVPPYPAHWRGRVAPPKPSSIDPRYDNMLRLAQSPAYKGLFTPEAMMDFLEVPMEEGGAYHPGTVVQVVAVPAERTIWLRGCDYADWERVPLAGYFDGRQ
- a CDS encoding serine hydrolase — protein: MMPHVGMQAKRCFIPLWALLFAILALSGCGGGDGESPYVSNPEMDQAVAGVRTSLENALGKTVPSLSVLIQTPEGVFFSGSSAPGSRRVSPDTYFRFASNTKNFTAAAILKMHQDGWLNYTDRIVDRIPGGDMAYVPEDPSWNIPYKNRVTIRQLLHHNAGVYDVANDPVPGCDGLPYVGWMEEQNPDHQFTSTELVEQNVIHNLSSFPPGTANYKYSNTGYTILGEIIARVYTHRSGGLKTYTDYLRDHVHGPTTPVPLNLHFPYLAADKRLPTPSVCGTVHAPEGEVIEMCADNMSANVAEGNGYGTMTHLNAYLRTLLKGQNILTAENVTKMMTDASAAQPRYALGTQHTDNLGYGHTGATHGYLSLMAYDPSVDVSVIVLLPLWDFSSGWESFMKCYQSMLCVGWDARAALGYPGRPQGAACPGG
- a CDS encoding ATP-binding protein; translation: MRNHSLSFKLTAPCDMAALPLVLAYVREAAVLVGFAGDDISRIELAVEEAVSNVVQHAFLEDDEPSAFDIVCEQVTLGLRIIIREKGIPFDPGKAPVFEQGEDMEHVSARGMGMALMRQTMDEVAFHNLGTDGKETRLVKYLPGKSVHPGFEAQVQDEEPVESALDPRSAGSAPAPNTPPNTPPDSPPDTPKDMPPNTPQAIQTPPPRIDYTVRRMTADEAIEVSRSAYKNHGYTFFNEVIYYPERLAEMNAAEEMISAVAVTEDKEFMGHAALVFEDAAARTAEYTFVFVNQAFRNQGCMGRLARFLLTTPAMRPLAGVYSYSVANHVFTQRGVIKLGFRDCGILLATSPTTWKFKGIDEPGTQRISVVLSFVYLEQPSPRRIFAPLHHREMIGRILENIGAPHVLASPPQKPPSLAAQASRIDTKVYPLENCAMIKVHGYGSDSVREVRRILRELCLKQVAAIDLFLPLDDPTTCFVTAELEKLGFFFSGIQPEAGRGDALILQYLNNIPFDYDKVQVFSDLARDLLAYIRRLDPNENL